One part of the Salinivirga cyanobacteriivorans genome encodes these proteins:
- a CDS encoding M14 family zinc carboxypeptidase, whose protein sequence is MKTLLFPIIAATFLFWGCDKTGKQSITYPIQQNNFSKVTTHKALMTFLQKVDTASDYITVKNAGHTSSAMAIPLVKIQKQTKQYKPTVFIIAQQHGNEPSGKEAALALIAGFANKKYMAVLDSINLLIMPQVNPWGNDHDERRTAGDFDLNRDHLVLATEANRIVHRVFHDYKPEITIDVHEYYPYRSSWEEFGYIKNFDVQLGGPTNPNINHSLFDLFYDEVLPYAKNAVEDAGYSFFEYTLGQIHSEGGRLRHSTTHIDDGRQSFGIMHSFPMIIEGKNGKTTNHNLERRTKSQLVLLESLIAWFYQNATRASNIVTKAKRELKNAKPGEKVGIRFAHIKGKQKLAYPLRSIKTDKDTIFMVKKYHSVRKSTETVDQPKAYLIPKDDFKLNAWLQKHHIEYENYEPGETEKITQYTIQKVDTATCNEGWDFLNVKVNTDMKTSVPADKAYIEVPTTQLAANKLVLALEPRSMLALLNDTSFHYLIEQKQYKILRVE, encoded by the coding sequence ATGAAAACGCTTCTTTTCCCTATTATTGCGGCAACATTCCTTTTTTGGGGGTGCGATAAAACAGGTAAGCAATCGATAACTTACCCTATCCAGCAAAACAATTTCTCAAAAGTTACAACCCATAAAGCACTAATGACTTTTTTGCAAAAGGTCGACACTGCTTCAGACTATATTACAGTAAAAAATGCCGGACACACCAGTTCAGCAATGGCAATTCCTTTGGTGAAAATTCAAAAGCAAACGAAACAATACAAACCAACTGTATTCATCATTGCACAGCAACACGGCAATGAACCATCGGGTAAAGAGGCTGCACTGGCACTAATCGCCGGTTTTGCCAATAAAAAATACATGGCCGTACTCGATAGCATAAACCTTCTGATTATGCCACAGGTAAACCCCTGGGGAAACGATCATGACGAACGGCGCACAGCCGGTGATTTCGACCTTAACCGCGATCATCTTGTACTGGCCACAGAAGCGAACCGTATAGTGCATAGGGTATTTCATGATTACAAACCTGAAATCACCATTGATGTGCACGAGTATTACCCATACCGGTCGTCGTGGGAAGAATTTGGCTACATTAAAAATTTCGACGTACAGCTTGGCGGCCCTACCAATCCTAATATAAATCATTCGTTGTTCGATCTGTTTTATGATGAGGTACTCCCTTACGCTAAAAATGCGGTAGAAGATGCCGGATACAGCTTTTTTGAATACACACTGGGCCAAATTCACAGCGAAGGTGGGCGTTTGCGCCACAGCACAACCCACATTGATGATGGACGACAAAGTTTTGGTATTATGCACAGCTTTCCCATGATCATAGAGGGTAAAAACGGCAAAACGACCAATCACAACCTTGAACGACGCACCAAAAGCCAGTTGGTATTGCTTGAATCCCTTATTGCCTGGTTTTACCAGAATGCCACCCGTGCATCGAACATCGTTACAAAAGCAAAGCGCGAGCTAAAAAATGCAAAACCAGGAGAAAAGGTGGGTATACGCTTTGCCCATATTAAAGGAAAACAGAAACTGGCCTACCCCTTGCGGTCTATAAAAACAGATAAAGACACCATTTTTATGGTCAAGAAATATCATTCGGTAAGAAAATCAACAGAAACCGTTGATCAGCCAAAGGCTTACCTGATACCAAAAGATGATTTCAAACTCAATGCATGGCTGCAAAAGCATCACATTGAATATGAAAATTACGAACCCGGCGAAACGGAAAAAATCACACAATATACCATTCAAAAAGTAGATACAGCCACATGCAACGAAGGTTGGGATTTTCTGAATGTAAAAGTAAATACAGATATGAAAACGAGCGTACCTGCAGACAAGGCTTATATTGAGGTTCCCACCACTCAGTTAGCAGCCAATAAATTGGTACTGGCACTCGAACCCCGCTCCATGCTTGCCCTACTCAACGATACCAGTTTTCATTACCTGATTGAGCAAAAGCAATACAAGATATTGCGGGTGGAGTAG
- a CDS encoding bacteriohemerythrin has protein sequence MKRKLGIQQKIQIYILSSVALIFIISLGYTGWQSKDKMLSVSRDLADTYAREYANRASNELNYYADAALFLQSVFEGYTFLPHNQRRKILSNYLKTTLRDNPKFLSVWSILEPDALDTLKQQYKNQLGSTVLGNFRYVYYRQDDEIVLSRYVEQDPEAVLSGNVYSLVKQRMQITVVDPYYYSYSGNKSDEILETNIVSPVIENNNFLGVVGIDVPLTTISQQINQYQPIEGSFAFLLSHHGQLVSFPEENAIGKKLNDIGFISNDSLDLNALINSGETFSYYTNYDNQKYYITAAPVKITGTNTNWYVNMALPESHITENALSTIYNAILVALAGLIFLAIIITMLARKITRPIKKLTHVMDKISQGDVSTNQKLNISTGDEINEMAIALNKYIDGYTRKTHFASRIGDGELDEKLDLLSDEDKLGKSLMQMRDNLKKARQEEEKRKEEDKKHRWTNEGIAKFADILRQNNDNIKKLSFELMRNLINYLEVNQGALFVIEEEEETTYYEAKSTIAFNRRQYNKTRFKIGEDIIGRCAHEGKTIYLKEVPEDFIKITSGMGEARPNTLLIVPAVLNDKVYAIMELASFRQLEDFEIEFVEKIGESVASTIANVKVSERTQELLKESQHQQEELGSQEEEMRQNLEELQTTQEEASRREFELRNLIEALSVANYMVEYDMHGIITEVNERFATLVGLPKEQIIGMNHRDGLKMSGLNNQNYTQFWEDLRHGHTRTEETRIEYNERELYLYETYTPLLDKDDIPYKVVKIAVDITELKNAQAKIEKQKATLSAKDETIETLEQQKNAIEKQLEEERKNSQKMAEKLKQSPQRNIKAGDSMATPDQEAQQVVLPPAGEPLITFVPEMENAIGELNDQHHRIVELINEVYIGLRTDKPKKEIKETLKMLVDFTAWHFSNEERYFEEYKFENTESHKASHKAFIDHIDGFRKKYQAGRIKFYDDVMRFLKAWIENHFATEDQEYVELFKSKGL, from the coding sequence ATGAAAAGAAAATTAGGAATACAGCAAAAAATTCAGATTTACATATTATCGTCAGTTGCACTGATTTTCATCATAAGCCTCGGCTACACCGGCTGGCAATCGAAAGATAAAATGCTTTCGGTTTCAAGAGACCTTGCCGATACCTATGCCCGTGAATATGCCAACCGGGCAAGCAATGAACTGAACTATTATGCCGATGCAGCGCTATTTTTACAATCAGTTTTTGAAGGTTATACATTCCTCCCTCATAATCAACGTCGTAAAATTTTGAGTAACTACCTCAAAACCACACTCAGGGATAATCCTAAGTTTCTTTCAGTATGGTCAATTCTTGAACCAGATGCACTCGACACCTTAAAACAACAGTACAAAAACCAGCTGGGCAGCACGGTTTTAGGTAATTTTAGGTATGTGTATTACCGGCAGGATGATGAAATTGTATTAAGCCGCTATGTGGAACAGGATCCGGAAGCAGTGCTGTCGGGCAATGTATATTCGCTTGTTAAGCAGCGAATGCAAATAACCGTTGTAGACCCCTATTATTATTCCTATTCCGGAAATAAATCAGATGAAATACTCGAAACCAATATTGTGAGTCCGGTAATAGAAAACAATAATTTTCTGGGGGTGGTGGGTATTGATGTACCGCTGACCACCATAAGCCAACAAATAAATCAATACCAACCAATTGAAGGCAGTTTCGCATTTTTGCTCTCGCACCACGGACAACTTGTGAGCTTCCCGGAAGAAAACGCAATTGGGAAAAAGTTAAATGATATTGGATTTATCTCTAATGACTCACTTGATCTGAACGCATTAATAAACTCCGGGGAAACTTTTTCATATTATACGAATTACGACAATCAAAAATATTACATTACAGCTGCACCCGTAAAAATTACCGGTACCAACACCAACTGGTACGTAAACATGGCCCTTCCGGAAAGCCATATAACCGAAAATGCATTATCTACAATCTACAATGCCATACTGGTTGCGCTTGCCGGCCTCATTTTTCTTGCCATCATAATCACCATGCTTGCACGAAAAATAACCAGACCCATAAAAAAACTCACACATGTGATGGATAAAATTTCGCAGGGCGATGTATCGACAAACCAAAAACTCAACATCAGTACCGGCGATGAAATAAATGAAATGGCCATTGCACTGAACAAATACATCGATGGTTATACGCGAAAAACACATTTTGCCTCCCGCATTGGCGACGGCGAGCTGGATGAAAAACTGGATTTACTCAGCGATGAGGATAAACTGGGAAAATCGCTCATGCAAATGCGCGATAACCTAAAAAAAGCAAGACAGGAAGAGGAGAAACGAAAAGAAGAAGACAAAAAGCACCGCTGGACCAACGAAGGAATTGCAAAATTTGCCGATATATTGCGTCAAAACAATGACAACATCAAAAAATTGTCGTTTGAACTCATGCGCAACCTCATCAACTACCTTGAGGTAAACCAGGGCGCCCTTTTTGTAATAGAAGAAGAGGAAGAAACAACATATTACGAGGCAAAAAGCACCATAGCATTTAATCGCAGACAATACAATAAAACACGGTTTAAAATCGGAGAAGACATAATAGGCAGATGCGCCCACGAAGGCAAAACCATATACCTGAAGGAAGTGCCGGAAGACTTTATAAAAATTACTTCAGGCATGGGCGAAGCACGACCAAACACTTTACTCATAGTACCGGCTGTACTTAATGACAAGGTATACGCCATTATGGAACTTGCATCTTTCAGGCAACTCGAAGATTTTGAAATTGAATTTGTAGAAAAAATAGGTGAAAGTGTAGCCTCTACAATTGCCAACGTTAAAGTATCGGAGCGTACACAGGAGTTACTGAAAGAATCGCAACATCAGCAAGAAGAGCTGGGCTCACAGGAAGAAGAGATGCGTCAGAACCTCGAAGAACTCCAAACCACACAGGAAGAGGCTTCGCGCAGGGAATTTGAACTACGCAACCTGATTGAAGCGCTAAGCGTGGCCAATTACATGGTGGAATACGATATGCATGGAATTATTACCGAAGTAAACGAACGCTTTGCCACACTGGTTGGACTGCCCAAAGAACAAATCATTGGCATGAACCACCGCGACGGTCTTAAAATGAGTGGATTAAACAACCAAAACTACACCCAGTTCTGGGAAGATCTGCGCCACGGCCATACCCGAACCGAAGAAACGCGGATTGAATATAATGAGCGTGAGCTATACCTTTACGAAACATACACCCCGCTACTCGATAAAGATGATATACCCTATAAAGTGGTGAAAATTGCTGTGGATATCACTGAACTAAAAAATGCACAAGCTAAAATTGAAAAACAAAAAGCAACACTTTCAGCAAAAGATGAAACAATAGAAACGCTGGAGCAGCAAAAAAATGCCATTGAAAAGCAACTCGAAGAAGAAAGAAAAAACAGCCAAAAAATGGCCGAAAAACTTAAGCAAAGCCCGCAACGCAATATAAAAGCAGGTGATTCTATGGCTACGCCTGATCAGGAAGCACAGCAGGTTGTATTGCCACCGGCCGGAGAACCTCTGATAACATTCGTGCCCGAAATGGAAAATGCCATTGGCGAACTAAACGATCAGCATCACAGAATAGTAGAGCTCATAAATGAAGTGTATATTGGGTTGCGCACCGACAAACCCAAAAAAGAAATTAAAGAAACCCTTAAAATGCTGGTGGACTTCACAGCATGGCATTTCAGCAACGAAGAGCGATATTTCGAAGAATATAAATTTGAAAATACCGAATCACATAAAGCCAGCCACAAGGCATTTATCGATCATATTGATGGTTTTCGTAAAAAATACCAGGCAGGCCGCATAAAATTCTACGACGATGTAATGCGCTTCCTTAAAGCATGGATCGAAAATCATTTTGCTACCGAAGATCAGGAATATGTAGAGCTGTTCAAATCTAAAGGACTATAA
- a CDS encoding bacteriohemerythrin produces the protein MKSIFTLRMNLKNRMLFLILSFTIVIFIVAVGYIGLSSRSMAYKSAKKNADKVTAQSALEIENKLNVSMDVIRTLAQSFSKWEMWPDTVWQHYVQEMYYPVYKENPQIYKLWDSWEMNMVDDDYNLPHGRYTNTYYRLNGKIKFTAQKRSINQDPPLYAKIKEEARESIWEPYWDVFSEEGETRQFMTSMSVPIKKDGKYAGIVAVDITMDALQEIVSNIRPMERSYAFLISNEGTLISHPDTAAIGKSITEVMPDHDLKYDLAEKIKAGKKIAYRETDRHLRTETYLSYAPVIVGKTNTPWSIGLSIPVDIITAEADNNLLISILVTLIGLILLTIIIYFIAIRISSPISRATKMLKKIEDGDIHNIDKIQIDRHDEIGDMANSLNMVTEGLNETARFAEEIGKGNLTSDYKPKSEKDVLGNALIEMRQSLQSAREEEEKRKAEDEKQRWITNGLAKFGEILRQDNDNLEQLSFNIISNLVDYLGANQGAIFVLNDHDENDQYFELLSSIAYDRRRYMQKKVKTGEDLVGRCAHEKATIYMTDVPDDYVEITSGMGTANPSSILIVPVMMNDIVYGVVEMASFNEMTQYQIDFVEKIGESIASTLNSVKVNQRTQKLLKESQRQREELSAQEEEMRQNLEELQTTQEEAARREFETRGLINALSASTYTVEYDLHGTITDTNDRFAALIGMTKEQMIGLNHSDGVDLKGKSKEDYERFWEDLRHGIPRSDINHINYGGKDIYLRETYTPILDEDDKPYKILKIGIDITEQYQNEKALEKAQKELQKLSESHEQNTKLIEELKQQVNTEKAENIKLKNQLEEVQNASPEKPASKKTTTENKELPEPGKPLINKNKSLRTGIEELDEQHDRIIDMVNDIFEAFRSKTNRAQIKESLKTLIDYSSWHFSNEERYFEQFGFKEADAHKKSHNGFTSELQKFSKTYDKGRIEKYEEFMLYVKHWIESHFANDDQKYVDLFKSKGL, from the coding sequence ATGAAATCAATTTTCACTTTGCGCATGAATCTCAAAAACAGAATGCTGTTTTTAATACTTTCATTTACGATTGTAATATTTATTGTTGCAGTTGGTTACATAGGACTTTCTTCAAGAAGTATGGCCTATAAAAGTGCCAAGAAGAATGCCGATAAGGTTACAGCACAATCTGCACTAGAAATTGAGAACAAGCTCAACGTGAGTATGGACGTCATTCGTACGCTTGCACAATCGTTCAGCAAATGGGAAATGTGGCCCGACACTGTCTGGCAGCATTATGTACAGGAAATGTATTACCCGGTTTATAAAGAAAACCCGCAGATATACAAATTATGGGACAGCTGGGAAATGAATATGGTTGATGATGATTACAATTTACCCCACGGACGCTATACCAATACCTACTATCGATTAAACGGAAAAATAAAATTTACAGCCCAAAAACGCAGTATTAACCAGGATCCACCACTTTATGCCAAAATTAAAGAGGAGGCCCGGGAATCGATTTGGGAGCCTTATTGGGATGTTTTTAGCGAAGAGGGCGAAACCAGGCAATTCATGACCAGCATGTCTGTACCCATCAAAAAAGATGGAAAATATGCAGGAATTGTTGCTGTAGATATCACCATGGATGCACTCCAGGAAATTGTGAGTAACATTCGCCCCATGGAACGCAGTTATGCCTTTTTAATATCGAACGAGGGCACACTCATAAGTCATCCCGATACAGCTGCCATTGGAAAATCTATAACAGAGGTAATGCCCGACCATGATTTGAAATACGACCTGGCTGAAAAAATAAAAGCGGGTAAAAAAATTGCTTACAGGGAAACAGATAGACATCTGAGAACGGAAACCTATCTGTCCTACGCTCCTGTAATTGTCGGAAAAACCAATACGCCCTGGTCTATAGGTTTAAGTATCCCGGTCGACATAATTACAGCAGAGGCTGATAATAACCTATTGATCAGTATTTTGGTTACTTTAATCGGACTAATACTGCTAACAATTATCATTTATTTCATTGCCATCCGTATTTCCAGTCCGATTAGCCGGGCTACCAAAATGCTCAAGAAAATTGAAGATGGCGACATCCACAACATTGATAAAATACAAATTGATCGACACGATGAAATTGGTGATATGGCAAATTCGCTGAATATGGTTACAGAAGGCCTAAACGAAACTGCCAGATTTGCCGAAGAGATCGGGAAAGGAAACTTAACTTCTGACTATAAGCCCAAAAGCGAAAAAGATGTATTGGGCAATGCATTGATTGAAATGCGCCAAAGCCTTCAAAGTGCCAGAGAAGAAGAGGAGAAACGTAAAGCCGAAGATGAAAAACAACGCTGGATAACCAATGGATTGGCTAAATTTGGAGAAATACTGCGACAGGATAATGATAACCTTGAGCAATTATCGTTCAATATTATCAGCAATCTTGTTGACTATTTGGGTGCGAATCAGGGTGCTATATTCGTACTGAATGACCATGATGAAAACGATCAGTATTTTGAATTACTTTCCTCAATAGCTTACGACCGCAGAAGGTACATGCAGAAAAAAGTTAAAACAGGTGAAGACCTCGTAGGCAGGTGTGCACACGAAAAAGCCACTATTTACATGACTGATGTGCCGGATGACTATGTAGAAATAACAAGCGGAATGGGAACAGCCAATCCAAGTTCCATTTTGATTGTTCCGGTAATGATGAATGACATTGTTTATGGTGTGGTAGAAATGGCATCGTTCAATGAAATGACGCAGTACCAGATTGACTTTGTCGAAAAAATAGGCGAAAGTATTGCCTCCACACTCAATAGTGTTAAAGTAAATCAAAGAACACAAAAACTGCTGAAAGAATCGCAGCGCCAGCGCGAAGAGCTTTCAGCCCAGGAAGAAGAGATGCGGCAAAATCTTGAAGAGCTTCAAACCACGCAGGAAGAAGCTGCACGACGCGAATTTGAAACCCGTGGCCTCATCAATGCCCTTAGCGCGTCAACCTACACTGTTGAGTATGATTTACATGGAACCATTACTGACACGAACGACAGGTTTGCAGCACTTATTGGTATGACCAAAGAACAAATGATTGGACTGAATCACAGCGATGGGGTAGACCTGAAAGGAAAATCGAAAGAAGACTATGAACGATTCTGGGAAGATTTGCGCCACGGAATTCCTCGGTCTGATATAAACCACATTAATTACGGCGGTAAAGACATCTATCTCAGAGAAACTTACACCCCAATCCTTGACGAAGATGACAAGCCTTATAAGATACTCAAAATTGGTATTGATATCACAGAGCAATATCAAAACGAAAAAGCACTGGAAAAAGCGCAAAAAGAATTGCAAAAGCTCTCAGAATCGCACGAGCAAAACACAAAGCTTATTGAAGAGCTAAAGCAGCAAGTGAATACAGAAAAAGCCGAAAATATCAAACTAAAAAACCAACTGGAAGAAGTTCAGAACGCCAGCCCTGAAAAACCGGCCAGTAAAAAAACAACAACTGAAAATAAGGAACTGCCGGAACCGGGTAAGCCGCTTATCAATAAAAACAAATCTCTACGAACCGGTATAGAAGAGTTAGATGAGCAGCATGATAGAATTATTGATATGGTAAATGATATTTTTGAAGCTTTCCGCTCAAAGACGAACCGTGCTCAAATAAAAGAATCGCTTAAAACACTGATCGATTACAGTTCATGGCACTTTAGCAATGAAGAGCGGTATTTTGAACAATTTGGTTTTAAGGAAGCTGATGCACACAAAAAATCGCATAACGGATTTACCAGTGAATTACAAAAATTCTCCAAAACCTATGACAAAGGCAGAATAGAAAAGTACGAAGAATTTATGCTGTATGTAAAACACTGGATTGAATCACATTTTGCAAATGACGATCAAAAATACGTTGATCTCTTCAAATCAAAAGGGTTATAA
- a CDS encoding FAD-binding and (Fe-S)-binding domain-containing protein: MIELKNQLSGELHTDYRTRLLYATDASAYREVPRAVVYPKNKSDIKLVINWAAANKSSVIPRTAGTSLAGQVVGGGVVVDVSRYLTNVIELNKTERWVKVEPGVILDELNMMLEPDNLFFGPETSTSSRCMMGGMVGNNSCGSHSIIYGTTRDHTLEIEAVLSDGSEVVFKDITKSEFDAKCRLESLEGDIYRHIRDELSDTDVQKRIQEHYPEPTIYRRNTGYAIDLLLNTEVFGGAQLFNWVKVLAGSEGTLAFTTAIKLNLVETPPPVKGLVCAHFETLEAALHANLIALEHKPGAVELMDDIVLEATKDNITQNKNRFFLKGDPQAILIIEFARETEEEIRKLAGDVEQSMREKGYGYHFPLVLGNDIPKVWALRKAGLGVLSNIPGDAKPVTVIEDTSVDVKVLPDYIRDFRKVLDQQNMLCVFYAHVGSGEIHLRPVLNLKKSDDVERFRIIGLEIAKLVKKYKGSLSGEHGDGRLRGEFIPLMIGDENYELLKRLKKTWDPNGIFNPGKITDTPAMNESLRYEPDREIKEPDTIFDFSREGGILRAAELCNGSGDCRKTHLSGGTMCPSYMATLDESATTRARANILREFLTHSPRKNPFDHEEIYEVLDLCLSCKACKSECPSSVDMAKLKAEFLQHYYDANGIPLRTRAIANISRINAMGSLLPGITNFFLQNSVTSKFIKRTLGFAVDRSIPALQKRTLSKEVKRYAQKLNEGTRGAVYLFIDEFSNFNDTHIGVKTIMLLNKLGYQVKTVKHSESGRAFMSKGLLRSARKLAERNVRKFADIISADTPLIGIEPSTILSFRDEYPELVGEELRESAKKIAPNALMFDEFFVREYEKGNIKAEYFTDEQLEIKLHGHCQQKAVASTKPTMKMLSLPENYSVSEIPSGCCGMAGSFGYEKEHHDLSMKVGELVLFPAVRAASKETVIAAPGTSCRHQIKDGTKRDALHPIEIMYSALKS, translated from the coding sequence ATGATTGAGTTAAAAAACCAACTGTCAGGTGAGTTACATACCGACTACCGCACACGATTATTATACGCCACAGATGCTTCTGCATATCGGGAAGTGCCTCGTGCAGTGGTGTATCCGAAGAATAAATCGGACATTAAACTGGTCATAAACTGGGCTGCAGCAAATAAAAGTTCTGTAATTCCCCGCACCGCAGGAACTTCTCTGGCCGGACAGGTTGTGGGGGGTGGAGTAGTGGTTGACGTTTCCCGTTACCTTACGAATGTTATTGAACTCAATAAGACTGAGCGATGGGTGAAAGTAGAACCCGGGGTTATTTTAGATGAACTTAACATGATGCTGGAACCCGATAACCTCTTTTTTGGTCCAGAAACCAGCACCTCCTCAAGGTGTATGATGGGCGGTATGGTAGGTAATAACTCTTGTGGTTCACACTCAATTATTTACGGAACAACCAGGGACCATACGCTAGAAATAGAGGCCGTTTTAAGTGATGGAAGTGAAGTGGTTTTTAAAGATATTACAAAATCGGAATTTGATGCAAAGTGCAGGTTAGAATCACTGGAAGGTGATATTTACAGACATATACGCGACGAATTGTCTGATACTGATGTGCAAAAGCGAATACAAGAACATTATCCCGAACCTACAATCTATCGGCGCAATACCGGGTATGCAATAGATTTGCTCCTAAATACTGAAGTCTTCGGAGGTGCTCAGCTTTTTAATTGGGTTAAGGTGTTGGCAGGGTCTGAGGGTACCCTGGCATTTACAACAGCCATTAAACTGAATCTTGTTGAAACACCTCCTCCTGTAAAAGGACTTGTGTGCGCCCATTTTGAGACACTTGAGGCGGCTTTACACGCCAATTTAATTGCCCTGGAACATAAACCCGGCGCGGTGGAACTTATGGATGATATTGTACTGGAGGCTACAAAAGATAATATTACACAGAATAAAAACCGCTTTTTTCTAAAAGGAGATCCCCAGGCCATATTAATCATTGAGTTTGCCCGCGAAACCGAAGAGGAAATCAGAAAGTTGGCCGGTGATGTGGAACAATCAATGCGCGAAAAAGGCTATGGATATCACTTTCCGCTTGTTTTAGGAAATGATATACCTAAGGTCTGGGCTTTAAGAAAAGCCGGCCTGGGCGTTTTGTCGAATATTCCCGGTGATGCCAAGCCTGTTACTGTGATAGAAGACACTTCTGTCGATGTGAAGGTTTTGCCCGATTATATCAGAGATTTTCGCAAGGTGCTTGATCAGCAAAACATGTTGTGTGTGTTCTATGCTCATGTGGGATCAGGAGAAATACACCTGCGGCCAGTGCTGAATTTGAAAAAAAGCGACGATGTGGAGCGTTTTCGCATAATAGGCCTGGAAATAGCTAAACTCGTTAAAAAGTATAAAGGCTCCTTAAGTGGCGAGCACGGAGACGGTAGGCTGCGCGGTGAGTTCATCCCATTGATGATCGGAGATGAAAACTATGAATTGCTAAAGCGGTTGAAAAAGACCTGGGACCCGAATGGCATATTTAACCCCGGAAAAATTACCGATACCCCTGCAATGAATGAAAGTTTGCGGTATGAACCAGATCGCGAAATCAAAGAACCAGATACTATTTTTGATTTTAGCCGTGAGGGTGGCATACTCAGGGCAGCTGAACTGTGTAACGGGTCTGGCGATTGCCGAAAAACGCATCTGAGTGGAGGGACCATGTGCCCAAGTTACATGGCTACGTTAGATGAATCAGCCACGACAAGGGCGCGAGCCAATATTTTGCGGGAATTTTTAACACACTCGCCCAGGAAAAACCCGTTCGATCATGAGGAGATTTATGAAGTGCTTGACCTCTGCCTTTCGTGCAAGGCCTGCAAAAGCGAATGCCCCTCAAGTGTCGATATGGCTAAACTTAAAGCGGAGTTTTTACAGCATTATTACGATGCAAACGGTATTCCGCTGCGTACCAGGGCAATTGCAAATATAAGCCGCATTAATGCCATGGGTAGTTTGCTCCCGGGTATCACCAATTTCTTTCTCCAAAACAGTGTTACATCAAAATTTATAAAACGTACGCTTGGATTTGCAGTAGATCGCAGTATTCCTGCTTTACAAAAAAGAACGCTTAGTAAAGAGGTGAAACGCTATGCGCAAAAGTTAAATGAAGGTACAAGGGGAGCTGTTTATTTGTTTATCGATGAGTTTTCTAATTTCAACGACACACATATTGGAGTTAAAACCATCATGTTGCTCAATAAACTCGGATATCAGGTAAAGACTGTGAAACACTCCGAGAGCGGAAGGGCATTTATGTCAAAAGGTTTATTACGCAGCGCACGGAAACTTGCAGAAAGAAATGTGCGAAAATTTGCCGATATTATCTCTGCAGACACCCCACTTATTGGTATTGAACCATCGACAATACTCTCTTTTAGAGATGAATATCCTGAGCTTGTGGGTGAGGAGTTGCGCGAAAGTGCAAAAAAAATAGCCCCAAACGCCCTTATGTTTGATGAGTTTTTTGTCAGAGAATATGAAAAGGGCAACATTAAAGCTGAGTATTTTACTGATGAGCAACTGGAGATAAAACTGCATGGGCATTGTCAGCAAAAAGCTGTGGCATCTACAAAACCGACAATGAAAATGCTGTCGCTACCTGAAAATTACAGCGTTAGCGAAATACCTTCAGGATGTTGTGGTATGGCCGGAAGTTTTGGTTACGAAAAAGAGCATCATGACTTATCGATGAAAGTGGGTGAGCTTGTATTATTCCCGGCAGTCAGAGCTGCATCAAAAGAGACAGTTATTGCAGCTCCGGGAACCAGTTGCCGTCACCAGATAAAGGATGGTACCAAACGCGATGCTTTACACCCCATTGAAATTATGTATTCAGCACTGAAAAGTTAA
- a CDS encoding co-chaperone GroES has translation MMTHEIEKADLSNIILIGDRILVKPRNPENKTKSGLYLPPNVQEKEKVQSGYVIKVGPGYPIPSMNDEDEAWKPKGDDVKYVPVQPKEGDLAVYLPKSGYEIQLNNEKYYIVPQSAILMVLRDEGLMK, from the coding sequence ATGATGACGCACGAAATTGAAAAAGCAGACCTATCGAATATTATACTCATTGGTGACCGCATACTTGTAAAACCGCGCAATCCCGAGAACAAAACAAAATCGGGGCTTTATCTCCCGCCTAATGTACAGGAGAAAGAAAAAGTACAGTCGGGCTATGTAATTAAAGTGGGCCCGGGTTATCCGATACCTTCTATGAATGACGAAGATGAAGCCTGGAAACCCAAAGGAGATGACGTGAAATATGTGCCAGTGCAACCAAAAGAGGGCGACCTGGCGGTATATCTCCCGAAATCGGGATATGAAATACAGCTGAATAATGAAAAATACTATATCGTACCGCAATCAGCCATATTAATGGTTTTGCGAGACGAAGGGCTGATGAAGTAA